One window from the genome of Thalassospira xiamenensis M-5 = DSM 17429 encodes:
- a CDS encoding SulP family inorganic anion transporter, whose translation MKRLHRYFPILDWGRTYNRHDAANDMTAAVIVTVMLIPQSLAYAMLAGLPPEVGLYASILPLIAYAVFGTSRALAVGPVAVISLMTASTIGAAQLPEGVNALMAAVTLAVMSGLMLLAMGIFRLGFLASFLSHPVISGFITASGILIALGQVRHILGLQIPSGNAVQTAIAIVRSVAGSNLSTVLIGIGSLIFLFWVRMSMGSLLVRLGMARVWASFLTKAGPVLVVIVTTWLVWQFDLAAVGVRIVGDVPVGFPGLSIPSFDPELVVQFLVPALLISVIGFVESVSVAQTLAAKRRQRIVPDQELIALGASNIAAGFSGGYPVTGGFARSVVNFDAGAQTPAAGLITAIAIGAATFFLTPLLYFLPHATLAATIIVAVLSLVDIAAIRRVWVYSKRDFSAMMATIAVTLLFGVEPGVISGVLLSIILHLHHTSRPHIAVVGLVPGTEHFRNIHRHQVLTGTRVLTVRPDESLYFANSRYLEDRIYDLVAKNPGLAHVILMCPAINEIDASGLESLEDINLRLRDAGVKFHLSEVKGPVMDRLARTAFLSHLSGQVFLSQYAAIAALDPMIINPDQDGDGIATVEAG comes from the coding sequence GTGAAACGGTTGCACCGTTATTTTCCGATCCTTGACTGGGGACGGACCTATAACCGACACGACGCCGCCAACGATATGACGGCGGCGGTGATCGTGACGGTAATGTTGATCCCGCAAAGTCTGGCTTATGCGATGCTGGCGGGATTGCCGCCCGAAGTCGGGCTTTATGCTTCTATCCTGCCATTGATTGCCTATGCGGTGTTTGGCACGTCCCGTGCCCTGGCCGTCGGGCCGGTTGCGGTCATTTCATTGATGACGGCATCGACCATTGGGGCGGCACAATTGCCCGAGGGCGTTAATGCCCTAATGGCGGCGGTGACATTGGCGGTGATGTCGGGTTTGATGTTGCTGGCGATGGGGATTTTCCGTTTGGGATTTCTGGCCAGCTTTTTGAGCCATCCGGTCATATCAGGTTTCATTACCGCATCGGGCATCCTGATCGCGTTGGGGCAGGTGCGCCATATTCTGGGCCTTCAGATCCCGTCGGGAAATGCGGTGCAGACCGCGATTGCGATTGTGCGATCCGTTGCAGGCAGCAACCTTTCGACGGTTTTGATCGGGATTGGCAGCCTGATTTTCCTGTTTTGGGTGCGGATGTCGATGGGGTCGCTTCTGGTGCGGTTGGGGATGGCCAGGGTTTGGGCGTCGTTCTTGACCAAGGCGGGGCCGGTTCTGGTGGTGATCGTCACAACATGGCTGGTCTGGCAGTTTGATCTGGCGGCGGTGGGCGTGCGGATTGTTGGCGATGTTCCGGTCGGGTTTCCCGGGCTGTCGATCCCATCCTTTGACCCGGAACTTGTCGTGCAATTTTTGGTGCCGGCATTGCTGATCAGCGTGATCGGATTTGTTGAATCGGTTTCGGTTGCCCAGACATTGGCGGCCAAGCGCCGCCAGCGCATTGTTCCCGATCAGGAATTGATTGCCCTTGGCGCATCGAACATCGCCGCCGGTTTTTCGGGCGGATATCCGGTGACGGGCGGGTTTGCCCGGTCGGTGGTGAATTTCGATGCCGGGGCGCAAACACCCGCCGCCGGTTTGATAACCGCGATTGCGATTGGGGCGGCGACATTTTTCTTAACGCCGCTTTTGTATTTTCTGCCGCATGCGACATTGGCCGCAACCATCATTGTCGCGGTATTAAGCCTTGTGGATATTGCGGCGATCCGGCGGGTCTGGGTTTATTCGAAACGCGATTTCAGCGCGATGATGGCAACCATTGCCGTAACGCTTTTGTTTGGTGTCGAGCCGGGGGTGATCAGCGGTGTGCTGCTGTCGATCATTTTGCATCTGCATCACACCAGCCGCCCGCATATTGCGGTGGTCGGTCTGGTGCCTGGAACCGAACATTTTCGCAATATCCATCGACATCAGGTTTTGACCGGCACGCGGGTTTTAACAGTACGCCCCGATGAAAGTCTTTATTTTGCCAATAGCCGTTATCTGGAAGACCGGATTTATGATCTGGTGGCGAAGAATCCGGGTTTGGCGCATGTGATTTTGATGTGTCCGGCGATTAATGAAATTGACGCCAGCGGTCTTGAAAGCCTTGAAGATATCAATCTGCGTCTGCGCGATGCCGGGGTTAAATTCCATCTATCTGAGGTCAAGGGACCGGTGATGGACCGGTTGGCGCGCACCGCGTTTTTATCGCATCTGAGCGGGCAGGTGTTTTTATCCCAATATGCCGCGATTGCCGCCCTTGACCCAATGATCATCAACCCGGATCAGGATGGCGACGGCATCGCGACCGTAGAGGCAGGATAG
- a CDS encoding TIGR01244 family sulfur transferase, whose protein sequence is MKRLNDDLTVSPQMPIEALDHIAQAGFKTIICNRPDNEDPGQPPFSAVKARAEELGLTAVFQPVMSGNVQDGDADAFAKALNEAPKPVFAYCRTGTRCAILWSLANAGKMPVEDIVKTAADAGYDMSGLAPRIAARS, encoded by the coding sequence ATGAAACGCCTGAATGACGATCTTACCGTATCGCCCCAGATGCCGATTGAGGCACTGGATCACATTGCCCAAGCCGGTTTCAAGACGATCATTTGCAACCGGCCGGACAATGAAGATCCCGGCCAGCCACCGTTTAGTGCGGTCAAGGCGCGGGCCGAGGAACTTGGCCTTACGGCGGTGTTTCAACCCGTGATGAGTGGCAATGTGCAGGATGGCGATGCCGATGCCTTTGCCAAGGCGTTGAACGAAGCCCCCAAACCGGTCTTTGCCTATTGCCGGACCGGAACGCGTTGCGCGATTTTGTGGTCGCTTGCCAATGCCGGGAAGATGCCGGTCGAGGATATTGTCAAAACGGCTGCGGATGCGGGGTATGACATGTCTGGTCTGGCACCGCGGATTGCCGCACGGAGCTGA
- a CDS encoding MBL fold metallo-hydrolase, with amino-acid sequence MSIGSGKPSLRADKSKMPVVKAFFDEATFTISYVVRDPQSSCCAIIDSVLDYDPASGRTNTVSADAIVAFVREEGLTVQWILETHVHADHLSAAPYLKDKLGGRMGIGSKISVVQETFGKVFNAGTEFQRDGSQFDHLFEDEETFEIGGLSARALHTPGHTPACMSYVIGDSVFVGDTLFMPDFGTARCDFPGGDAATLYRSVQKILALPGETRVFLCHDYKAPGRDIYIWETTVAEERAHNVHVREGISEDQFTKMRKAKDATLDMPRLILPSVQVNMRAGELPPAEDNGIRYLKIPLNSL; translated from the coding sequence ATGAGTATCGGATCAGGCAAACCGTCGCTTCGGGCGGACAAATCGAAAATGCCGGTGGTGAAGGCATTTTTTGACGAGGCGACCTTTACGATCAGCTATGTGGTGCGCGATCCGCAAAGCAGTTGTTGCGCGATTATTGACTCGGTCCTGGATTATGACCCGGCAAGTGGCCGGACCAATACCGTTTCCGCCGATGCGATTGTTGCCTTTGTCCGCGAGGAAGGGCTTACGGTGCAATGGATACTTGAAACCCATGTCCATGCCGATCATCTGTCGGCGGCCCCGTATTTGAAGGACAAACTGGGCGGGCGCATGGGCATCGGATCAAAGATCAGTGTGGTGCAGGAAACATTTGGCAAGGTGTTTAACGCCGGAACGGAATTCCAGCGCGACGGCAGTCAGTTCGACCATCTGTTCGAGGATGAGGAAACGTTTGAAATCGGCGGGCTTTCGGCGCGTGCGCTGCATACGCCAGGGCATACACCCGCCTGCATGTCCTATGTGATTGGTGATAGCGTTTTTGTCGGCGATACGTTGTTCATGCCCGATTTTGGCACCGCAAGATGTGATTTTCCGGGTGGGGATGCGGCGACACTTTATCGGTCGGTGCAAAAGATTCTGGCCCTTCCGGGAGAAACACGGGTGTTTCTTTGCCATGATTACAAGGCACCGGGGCGCGATATTTATATCTGGGAAACCACGGTGGCCGAAGAACGCGCCCATAATGTCCATGTTCGCGAAGGTATCAGCGAGGATCAATTCACCAAAATGCGCAAGGCCAAGGACGCGACATTGGATATGCCGCGCCTGATCCTGCCATCGGTTCAGGTAAATATGCGCGCTGGGGAGTTGCCACCAGCCGAAGATAATGGCATCCGTTATCTCAAGATCCCGCTTAACAGCCTTTGA
- a CDS encoding YgaP family membrane protein, translating into MKANVGTFDRVVRIILGLVLIVLPFVLATEAGPFATLGGFGWLAMIVGAVILLTGVMRFCLLYRILGICTCQTSTN; encoded by the coding sequence ATGAAAGCCAATGTTGGAACATTTGATCGTGTGGTACGGATCATCCTTGGTCTTGTCCTGATTGTATTGCCGTTCGTTCTTGCGACCGAGGCCGGTCCGTTTGCCACCCTTGGCGGTTTTGGCTGGCTTGCGATGATTGTGGGCGCGGTCATCCTGTTGACCGGGGTTATGCGATTCTGCCTGCTGTATCGCATTTTGGGTATTTGCACCTGTCAGACATCCACGAACTAG
- a CDS encoding TenA family protein, which produces MTDNVASQPENASTPDWPVWQAQNPAGTFSQWLKACVADDWHKVTHHPFTDAWGKAAVPDRNLKNYLIQDHRFIDRFVALLAGAVSRAPTLPDRIPACQFLALLTGPENTYFERSLDALGVTEQERREMPDWDVTSAFKDLMRTAMESNDYASMLAVLAVAEGTYLGWADRVHNEIESHPTEFWYAEWLDLHIGTYFESVVAFLNDQLDKTGPTLDDTARANCLSCFRKATELEVRFFDAAWGSQT; this is translated from the coding sequence ATGACCGACAACGTTGCATCACAACCCGAAAATGCCTCAACACCTGATTGGCCTGTCTGGCAGGCACAAAATCCGGCGGGCACATTTTCCCAGTGGCTCAAGGCGTGTGTTGCCGATGATTGGCACAAGGTCACCCACCATCCCTTTACCGATGCCTGGGGCAAGGCCGCGGTTCCCGACCGCAATCTCAAAAACTATCTGATTCAGGACCACCGTTTTATCGACCGGTTTGTTGCCCTTCTGGCCGGTGCCGTATCACGTGCGCCAACGCTGCCGGACCGGATTCCGGCCTGCCAGTTTCTCGCCCTTCTGACCGGACCGGAAAACACCTATTTCGAACGATCACTTGATGCGCTGGGCGTCACCGAACAGGAACGCCGCGAAATGCCGGATTGGGACGTCACGAGCGCCTTCAAGGATCTGATGCGCACCGCCATGGAAAGCAACGACTACGCCAGCATGCTGGCGGTTCTGGCCGTGGCCGAAGGCACCTATCTTGGCTGGGCGGATCGGGTTCACAATGAAATCGAAAGCCACCCCACAGAATTCTGGTACGCCGAATGGCTTGATCTGCATATCGGGACCTATTTCGAAAGTGTCGTCGCCTTCCTCAATGATCAGCTCGATAAAACCGGACCGACACTCGATGACACGGCCCGTGCAAACTGTCTTTCCTGTTTTCGCAAGGCAACCGAACTTGAAGTCCGGTTCTTTGACGCTGCATGGGGTTCACAAACGTGA
- a CDS encoding GNAT family N-acetyltransferase, which translates to MGFTNVITIRPYRATDASVLTEIYTRSVTELGSRAYNPDQVGIWASLAPTAERFAELMDDGRLRLIAVDANDRAVAFCDLEADGHLHFLYALPELAGTGAVRILYDALEKAARDRNIAKLYSEASELAKGFLLKQGFHVVERRDFEVAGVPIHNYAVEKRLRPVT; encoded by the coding sequence ATGGGGTTCACAAACGTGATCACCATCCGCCCGTATCGCGCAACCGATGCATCGGTGCTGACCGAAATTTACACCCGTTCCGTCACGGAACTGGGATCACGTGCCTACAACCCTGATCAGGTCGGCATCTGGGCGTCTCTTGCCCCAACCGCAGAACGGTTTGCCGAACTGATGGATGATGGTCGGCTGCGCCTGATTGCGGTGGATGCAAACGACCGGGCCGTCGCCTTTTGCGATCTCGAAGCCGACGGGCATCTCCATTTTCTGTATGCCCTGCCCGAACTTGCCGGTACCGGTGCGGTCAGGATACTTTATGACGCCCTTGAAAAAGCGGCACGTGACCGCAACATCGCAAAGCTCTATTCCGAAGCCAGCGAACTCGCCAAGGGCTTCCTGTTAAAACAGGGCTTTCACGTGGTTGAACGCCGCGATTTTGAAGTCGCCGGGGTCCCGATCCATAACTACGCCGTTGAAAAACGCCTGCGTCCTGTGACCTGA
- a CDS encoding 3-carboxy-cis,cis-muconate cycloisomerase has product MTISPFDSAMLGNLFADAEIAALFTDDAQIASMVLFEAALASAEARAGVIPETSANRIADVCREFRPDPATLAAGTASAGVPVPALVKALKAEVGGDDARFVHFGATSQDVVDTGLVLRLRDAVGIIRRRTRKLIKALIAQAETHRATVMIGRTRSQQAVPTTFGLKAAGWLAPLVRIDQRIDTLCADLFRLSFGGAAGTLASIGDKAIEVERNLADELELPPTDMPWHSQRDVLVDFAAQLTALSGALGKMGQDLVLLAQSEIAEVQPGKGGGSSTMPHKSNPVQAEMLITLARFNAGQLGTFAQSQIHEHERSGASWLLEWLTLPQMVMATAAGLAQAVDMVPTLKINADRMAANLELSRGAMLAEAATFALAEHLGRDGADKLVKDALSRSAANQSNLFDELPKLTDVGIDWAKLRDPAHYIGQADAFVERVVTTARRAIKDS; this is encoded by the coding sequence ATGACGATTTCGCCCTTTGATTCCGCGATGCTTGGCAATCTGTTTGCCGATGCGGAAATTGCCGCCCTGTTTACCGACGATGCGCAGATCGCATCAATGGTGCTGTTCGAGGCGGCATTGGCATCGGCCGAAGCACGCGCAGGCGTGATCCCGGAAACAAGTGCGAACCGTATTGCCGATGTGTGCCGCGAATTTCGCCCCGATCCCGCGACATTGGCGGCGGGTACGGCAAGTGCCGGTGTGCCGGTGCCGGCATTGGTCAAGGCGCTTAAGGCCGAGGTCGGCGGGGATGATGCACGGTTTGTCCATTTTGGTGCAACCAGTCAGGATGTGGTTGATACCGGGCTTGTGTTGCGGCTTCGCGATGCGGTGGGGATTATCCGCCGCCGGACGCGCAAGCTGATCAAGGCATTGATTGCACAGGCCGAAACCCACCGGGCAACGGTCATGATCGGGCGGACCCGTTCACAACAGGCCGTGCCGACCACATTCGGGCTTAAGGCCGCCGGATGGCTGGCACCATTGGTGCGGATTGATCAGCGGATTGATACATTATGTGCCGATCTGTTCCGGTTAAGCTTTGGCGGGGCGGCAGGGACGCTGGCATCCATCGGGGACAAGGCGATTGAGGTTGAACGCAATCTGGCCGATGAACTTGAACTGCCCCCAACCGATATGCCGTGGCACAGCCAGCGCGATGTTCTGGTCGATTTTGCCGCACAGTTAACCGCGCTGAGCGGTGCGCTTGGCAAGATGGGGCAGGACCTTGTTTTGCTGGCGCAATCCGAAATTGCTGAAGTCCAGCCGGGCAAGGGCGGCGGATCATCGACCATGCCGCATAAATCCAATCCGGTGCAGGCGGAAATGCTGATCACATTGGCGCGGTTCAATGCCGGGCAGCTTGGCACATTTGCGCAAAGCCAGATACATGAACATGAACGATCCGGGGCAAGCTGGTTGCTGGAATGGCTGACATTGCCGCAGATGGTCATGGCGACGGCGGCGGGCTTGGCGCAGGCGGTTGATATGGTGCCGACCCTTAAGATCAATGCTGACCGGATGGCGGCCAATCTTGAACTGTCACGCGGTGCGATGCTGGCGGAGGCCGCGACCTTTGCCCTTGCCGAGCATCTTGGGCGTGACGGGGCGGACAAGCTGGTCAAGGATGCGCTTTCGCGGTCTGCCGCCAATCAAAGCAATCTGTTTGATGAATTGCCAAAACTTACCGATGTCGGGATCGACTGGGCCAAGCTGCGCGATCCGGCGCATTATATCGGGCAGGCCGATGCCTTTGTCGAGCGGGTGGTGACAACCGCCCGTCGGGCGATCAAGGACAGTTGA
- the pcaF gene encoding 3-oxoadipyl-CoA thiolase, producing the protein MADAYICDFIRTPIGRFGGSLSSVRADDLGAIPLKALIERNPNVDFGDVDDVIFGCANQAGEDNRNVARMSSLLAGLPETVTGTTVNRLCGSGMDAIIMAARAIKSGEADLMIAGGVESMSRAPFVMPKAETAFSRNAEIHDTTIGWRFINPVMKKQYGVDSMPETGENVAEDFKISRADQDAFAVRSQDKAVAAQENGNLAAEITPVTIPQRKADPIIVDKDEHPRPGTTVEKLGKLPTPFREGGSVTAGNASGVNDGAAALIIASEAAVKKYGLKPIAKVVGGATAGVAPRIMGFGPAPASKKLLARLGLTSDQLDVIELNEAFASQGLATLRDLGIADDDARVNPNGGAIALGHPLGMSGARITGTAAMQLKRSGGKYALATMCIGVGQGIAIVLEAV; encoded by the coding sequence ATGGCTGATGCTTATATCTGCGATTTTATCCGTACCCCGATTGGCCGTTTTGGCGGCAGTCTTTCATCGGTCCGTGCGGACGACCTTGGTGCCATTCCGCTAAAGGCACTGATCGAACGCAATCCGAATGTTGATTTCGGCGATGTCGATGACGTGATTTTCGGATGTGCCAATCAGGCCGGGGAAGACAATCGCAACGTGGCGCGCATGTCGTCGCTTTTGGCCGGATTGCCGGAAACTGTGACTGGCACGACGGTCAACCGTCTGTGCGGGTCGGGCATGGACGCGATCATCATGGCCGCACGCGCGATCAAATCGGGTGAAGCCGATCTGATGATTGCGGGCGGTGTCGAAAGCATGTCGCGTGCGCCGTTCGTGATGCCAAAGGCCGAAACGGCCTTTTCGCGCAATGCGGAAATCCATGACACCACGATTGGCTGGCGTTTCATCAATCCGGTGATGAAAAAGCAGTATGGCGTTGATTCCATGCCCGAAACCGGTGAAAACGTCGCCGAGGATTTCAAGATCAGCCGTGCCGATCAGGATGCCTTTGCCGTCCGGTCGCAGGACAAGGCGGTGGCGGCACAGGAAAACGGCAATCTGGCCGCGGAAATCACGCCGGTCACCATTCCGCAGCGCAAGGCCGACCCGATCATCGTTGACAAGGATGAACATCCGCGTCCGGGCACGACAGTTGAAAAGCTGGGTAAATTGCCAACCCCGTTCCGCGAAGGTGGTTCGGTAACGGCAGGCAACGCATCGGGGGTTAATGACGGCGCGGCGGCATTGATCATTGCATCGGAAGCGGCGGTCAAGAAATACGGCCTGAAACCGATTGCCAAGGTGGTTGGAGGTGCGACGGCGGGTGTTGCGCCACGCATCATGGGCTTTGGCCCGGCACCGGCCAGCAAGAAGCTTCTGGCGCGTCTTGGTCTTACCTCCGATCAGCTTGACGTGATTGAACTGAACGAGGCCTTTGCATCGCAGGGGCTTGCGACATTGCGCGATCTTGGCATTGCCGATGACGATGCGCGTGTGAACCCGAATGGCGGGGCGATTGCGCTTGGTCATCCGCTTGGCATGTCGGGCGCACGTATCACCGGGACGGCTGCGATGCAGTTGAAACGTAGTGGCGGCAAATATGCGCTGGCGACGATGTGCATTGGCGTCGGGCAGGGCATTGCCATTGTGCTTGAAGCGGTCTGA